Proteins encoded within one genomic window of Microcebus murinus isolate Inina chromosome 8, M.murinus_Inina_mat1.0, whole genome shotgun sequence:
- the PJVK gene encoding pejvakin translates to MFAAATKSFVKQVGDGGRLVPVPSLSEADKYQPLSLVVKKKRCFLFPRYKFTSTPFTLKDILLGDREIAAGISSYQLLNYEDESDVSLYGRRGNHIGNDVGINVAGSDSIAVKASFGVVTKHEVEVSTLLKEITTRKINFDHSLIRQSRNSRKAVLCVVMESIRTTRQCSLSVHAGIRGEAMRFHFMDEQNPRGRDKAIVFPAHTTIAFSVFELFIYLDGAFDLCVTSVSKGGFEREETATFALLYRLRNILFERNRRVMDAISRSQLYLDDLFSDYYDKPLSMTDISLKEGTHIRVNLLNHNIPKGPCILCGMGNFKRETVYGCFQCSVDGQKYVRLHAVPCFDVWHKRMK, encoded by the exons ATGTTTGCTGCTGCCACCAAGAGCTTTGTCAAGCAAGTTGGAGATGGAGGGAGATTAGTTCCTGTTCCAAGCCTCAGTGAAGCTGACAAATATCAACCTTTAAGTCTGGTGGTAAAAAAGAAGCGATGCTTTCTGTTTCCTAGATATAAATTTACCTCAACGCCTTTTACATTGAAAGATATTCTGCTAGGAGACAGAGAAATTGCAGCTG GTATTTCATCTTATCAATTACTGAATTATGAAGATGAATCAGATGTTTCACTGTATGGAAGGCGAGGCAACCATATTGGAAATGATGTTGGGATTAATGTTGCTGGATCAGATTCCATTGCAGTAAAAGCTTCATTTGGTGTAGTAACCAAACATGAAGTGGAAGTATCAACATTACTCAAAGAAATCACTACACG aaaaattaactttGACCACAGCTTGATCCGTCAGTCAAGGAATAGCAGAAAGGCAGTATTGTGTGTGGTCATGGAAAGCATTCGAACCACACGACAGTGCTCGCTGTCTGTGCATGCTGGAATTCGTGGGGAAGCAATGCGG tttcattttatggatgaacaGAATCCCAGGGGAAGGGACAAAGCTATTGTTTTCCCAGCACATACAACCATAGCTTTCAGTGTTTTTGAACTCTTCATTTACCTGGATGGTGCCTTTG accTTTGTGTCACTTCAGTGTCAAAAGGAGGATTTGAAAGGGAAGAAACAGCAACGTTTGCACTGCTCTACAGACTGAGAAACATACTATTTGAAAGAA ATAGAAGAGTGATGGATGCCATTTCTCGTTCACAGCTTTACTTGGATGATCTCTTTTCTGACTACTACGACAAACCTCTCAGCATGACTGATATTTCACTCAAAGAAGGGACGCATATCCGAGTTAACTTACTTAATCACAACATTCCAAAAGGGCCTTGCATACTCTGTGGAATGGGGAACTTTAAAAGGGAGACAGTTTATGGGTGCTTTCAATGTTCTGTTGATGGACAGAAGTATGTCAGACTTCATGCAGTTCCTTGTTTTGATGTTTGGcacaagagaatgaaataa